A single region of the Pararhodospirillum photometricum DSM 122 genome encodes:
- the leuD gene encoding 3-isopropylmalate dehydratase small subunit — MEKFTVLTGVAAPLPMINVDTDMIIPKQFLKTIKRTGLGKNLFDEMRYTPEGAENPDFVLNKAAWRSATILVSGANFGCGSSREHAPWALLDFGIRCIIAPSFADIFFNNCFKNGILPIVLPQADVDKLMDDAERGANATVTVDLENQVIRGPDGGAITFEVDAFRKHCLLNGLDDIGLTLQKQDKIDTFEQTRTQQMPWMVLSPAA, encoded by the coding sequence ATGGAGAAATTCACCGTTCTGACCGGCGTCGCGGCGCCGCTGCCGATGATCAATGTGGATACCGACATGATCATCCCCAAGCAGTTCCTGAAGACGATCAAGCGCACCGGTCTGGGCAAGAACCTGTTCGATGAAATGCGCTACACGCCCGAGGGCGCCGAGAACCCGGACTTTGTCCTGAACAAGGCCGCGTGGCGTTCGGCAACTATTTTGGTGTCCGGCGCTAACTTCGGCTGCGGCTCCTCGCGCGAGCATGCGCCCTGGGCCCTGCTCGACTTCGGCATCCGCTGCATCATTGCCCCCAGCTTTGCCGACATCTTTTTCAATAACTGCTTCAAGAACGGCATCCTGCCCATCGTCCTGCCCCAGGCCGATGTGGACAAGCTGATGGACGACGCCGAGCGCGGCGCCAACGCCACCGTCACCGTGGACTTGGAAAACCAAGTCATCCGCGGCCCCGACGGTGGCGCCATCACCTTCGAGGTCGATGCCTTCCGCAAGCACTGCCTGCTCAACGGTCTCGATGACATCGGCCTGACCCTGCAAAAACAGGACAAGATCGATACCTTCGAACAAACCCGTACCCAGCAAATGCCCTGGATGGTCCTGTCGCCTGCGGCTTGA
- a CDS encoding DUF4276 family protein — protein sequence MPPLVILVEEESMQIFLQEFLLPKVFGEAALGMTVLRHRGKTDLRHQIPSRLKGWPPETRFVIVHDKDQADCRALKASLLDLCRAADRPNVLVRIVCHELESWYLGDLDAVEQATQRKGLAEALRRREKYRDPDARANAKQELQELMPGYKARSGARDIGPYMDPQRNRSHSFQVFLRGVQALAAERRV from the coding sequence ATGCCGCCCCTCGTCATCCTGGTCGAGGAAGAGTCCATGCAGATTTTTTTGCAGGAATTTCTTCTTCCCAAAGTGTTTGGCGAGGCCGCGCTGGGGATGACGGTGCTGCGTCATCGCGGTAAAACAGACCTTCGTCACCAAATTCCGTCGCGGCTCAAGGGGTGGCCGCCGGAAACCCGCTTTGTGATCGTCCACGACAAAGATCAGGCGGATTGCCGGGCGTTGAAAGCCAGCCTGCTTGACCTCTGCCGGGCGGCGGACCGACCGAACGTTTTGGTCCGCATCGTGTGTCATGAACTGGAGTCTTGGTATCTGGGAGATCTGGACGCCGTGGAACAGGCCACACAACGCAAAGGGCTGGCCGAGGCCTTGCGGCGACGGGAAAAATATCGGGACCCTGACGCACGGGCCAACGCCAAGCAAGAGTTGCAAGAGCTGATGCCCGGGTATAAAGCCCGCAGCGGGGCGCGCGATATCGGGCCGTACATGGATCCCCAGCGGAACCGATCGCATAGTTTTCAGGTTTTTTTACGCGGCGTCCAAGCGCTCGCGGCCGAGAGGAGAGTGTAA
- a CDS encoding AAA family ATPase, which translates to MRLSRLQIQNFKSLRDVVLEDIPAFNVLIGPNGSGKSSVLEALAFVRAMVTGRGQDLGDAAAYFSRGGSDRTISVDLEVAEEGDAAQRCGYAFEAMEGARTGFVFASDKVKQGEGRPLAAHLSPTGDLSSLFLLKHIAKHSFFSAVYDFIEGFRSFDLRLRPGNSLEGTGAVTHRMTERGTNAHAVVRYLSEKHPEVFRLVERRMAQRIPGVQGIEPLKMEDGRIALRFRDGAIPTPFLEREMSEGTLNMLAWLLILNDPDPPTLLCAEEPEGRINPHHLGELAEDFALFSEQKGQVFVTTHSPDFLNAVPLESLWVLSKENGETRIHRAADKPNARAMAEAGDLPGQIWMSGGLA; encoded by the coding sequence ATGCGGCTGTCTCGTCTCCAGATCCAGAATTTCAAGAGCCTTCGGGACGTGGTTCTGGAGGATATTCCCGCGTTCAATGTGTTGATCGGGCCGAACGGCAGCGGGAAGTCTTCCGTTTTGGAGGCTTTGGCGTTCGTGCGGGCCATGGTGACGGGGCGGGGGCAGGATCTTGGGGACGCCGCAGCGTATTTTTCCCGAGGCGGGTCGGATCGGACGATTTCGGTTGATCTTGAGGTCGCCGAGGAAGGGGACGCGGCACAGCGGTGTGGCTATGCCTTCGAGGCGATGGAGGGGGCGCGAACGGGGTTTGTTTTTGCCTCAGACAAGGTCAAGCAGGGCGAGGGGAGGCCGTTGGCCGCTCATCTCAGCCCGACTGGGGATCTGTCCAGCTTGTTTTTGCTGAAGCACATCGCCAAGCATTCGTTTTTCTCCGCTGTTTACGACTTTATCGAAGGGTTTCGCTCCTTTGACCTTCGCCTTCGCCCCGGGAACTCCTTAGAGGGAACGGGCGCCGTCACCCACCGGATGACCGAGCGCGGGACCAACGCCCATGCGGTGGTGCGCTATCTGTCGGAAAAACACCCAGAGGTGTTCCGGCTGGTCGAGCGGCGGATGGCCCAGCGCATCCCGGGCGTCCAGGGGATCGAGCCGCTCAAGATGGAAGATGGCCGAATTGCCCTGCGCTTTCGCGATGGCGCCATCCCGACGCCGTTCCTGGAACGGGAGATGTCGGAGGGGACCCTGAACATGTTGGCCTGGTTGCTGATCCTCAACGATCCCGATCCTCCGACCCTCCTGTGCGCCGAGGAGCCGGAAGGGCGGATCAACCCGCATCATCTGGGCGAGCTGGCCGAGGATTTCGCGCTGTTCTCCGAACAAAAGGGCCAGGTGTTCGTCACCACCCATTCCCCCGATTTTCTCAACGCCGTGCCTCTTGAGAGCCTTTGGGTCCTGAGCAAGGAAAACGGCGAGACCCGGATCCACCGTGCGGCCGACAAGCCGAACGCGCGGGCCATGGCCGAGGCGGGAGATCTGCCCGGCCAGATCTGGATGAGCGGAGGTCTCGCCTGA